One Archocentrus centrarchus isolate MPI-CPG fArcCen1 chromosome 14, fArcCen1, whole genome shotgun sequence DNA window includes the following coding sequences:
- the taf1 gene encoding transcription initiation factor TFIID subunit 1 isoform X5 yields MSDSDSDDDQDRPFSITGFLFGNINEDGQLEDDSVLDNESKKHLAGLGTLGLGSLITEITANEDDDKEENRDPASVDAEGWVKSTEDAVDYSDISEVAEDETKKYRQAMGSLQPSRKTDDEDDYDADCEDIDSKLMPPPPPPTLPTSKKEEPSTQSSNVGEDGDGIILPSIIAPSSTGDKIDFSSSSDSESETDRPCQGSGAGGPADRLTLPLAGIMQKDAAKALPSVTELFPEFRPGRVLRFLRLFGPGKNVPSVWRSARRKKKRKHRDPQPGTPPPEGEPLEQSQEKKSGWIYEYPAPPPPEQCLSDDEITMMAPVESKFSQTCGDGDKEMESRPKVAEWRYGPAQLWYDMLGVPEDGSNFNYGFKLKEQQSSEPQKPDTPTEITEISQEVQVQEDNNDADDNEDDEAKDRKALENELFLMVTQLQWEDDIIWNGEDVKHKSTKTQRASLAGWLPSSMTRNANAYNAQQGLTRSNSQLVPPTPPPMPKAASISGSKRDKNSHDNQASQEEDCPWFSIFPIDNEELVYGRWEDNIIWDDQEMDQMLEPPVLTLDPNDENIILEIPDEKEETTSHSPSKENKKETAIKKSRILLGKTGVIKDEPQQNMSQPEVKDPWNLSNDEFYYPKQQGLRGTFGGNIIQHSIPALELRQPFFPTHMGPMKLRQFHRQTLKKYSFGALAQPGPHPAQPLLKHIKKKAKMREQERQASGGGDMFFMRTPQDLTGKDGDLILAEYSEEYPPLIMQVGMATKIKNYYKRKPGKDPGAPDCKYGETVYCHTSPFLGSLHPGQLLQAFENNLFRAPIYLHKMPETDFLVIRTRHGYYIREIVDIFVVGQECPLFEVPGPNSKRANTHIRDFLQVFIYRLFWKSKDRPRRIRMEDIKKAFPSHSESSIRKRLKLCADFKRTGMDSNWWVLKPDFRLPTEEEIRAMVSPEQCCAYYSMLVAEQRLKDAGYGEKSFFAPEEENEEDFQMKIDDEVRTAPWNTTRAFISAMKGKCLLEVTGVADPTGCGEGFSYVKVPNKPTQQKDDKEPQPVKKTVTGTDADLRRLSLKNAKQLLRKFGVPEEEIKKLSRWEVIDVVRTMSTEQARSGEGPMSKFARGSRFSVAEHQERYKEECQRIFDLQNKVLESTEVLSTDTDSSSAEDSDFEEMGKNIENMLQNKKTSSQLSREREEQERKELQRMLMGEESDRDKGRKERRKGLSSSLSTSSHKDDDTSSVTSLNSSATGRRLKIYRTFRDEDGKEYVRCETVRKAAVIDAYTRIRTTKDDEFIRKFALFDEQHREEMRKERRRIQEQLRRLKRNQEKDKIKGPPEKKTKKVKERPDLKVKLKCGACGAIGHMRTNKFCPLYYQTNAPPSNPVAMTEEQEEELEKTVIHNDNEELIKVEGTKIVLGKQLIESADEVRRKSLVLKFPKQQLPPKKKRRVGSAVHCDYLNKPHKAIHRRRTDPMVTLSSVLESIINDMRDHPNTYPFHTPVNAKVVKDYYKIITRPMDLQTLRENVRKRMYPSREEFREAVELIVKNSATYNGAKHPITQVAQSMLDLCDAKLKEKGDRLVRLEKAINPLLDDDDQVAFSFILDNIVTQKMMAVPDSWPFHQPVNKKFVPDYYKVIVNPMDLETVRKNISKHKYQNRDTFLSDVSYIHTNSIKYNGSDSPYTKTALEIVNVCKQTLAEYDEHLTQLEKDISTAKEAALDAADLESLDPMTPGPYTPQPADLFDSGASGSVPREPSSLFSEGPLVGAPEKRVGQGRHSRRPGEEESDVDIEGFDEEDDGKPKTPAPAEDAEGDLEDEDDDEEMLLPPRRRLHDQDDDEEEEEEEGRSNRPAQASVLYQDLLMSDGEDDASEEEGDNPFSSIQLSESGSDSDREVDVRPAPPRRTQETARMGMEQDESMMSYEGDGPDGPHMEDSNVSYGSYEETESRSQMPPSSLGNGEEYGISEEEEEDEEDEARRRGPAVLSQVQLSEDEESEEFRSVGGDSDMDSDN; encoded by the exons ATGTCAGACTCGGACAGTGACGACGACCAAGATCGCCCCTTTTCTATAACTGGCTTCCTCTTTGGAAACATCAATGAAGACGGACAGCTAGAAGATGACAGTGTTCTGGACAAC GAGTCCAAAAAACATCTAGCTGGTTTGGGGACTCTGGGTCTGGGCTCACTTATTACGGAGATCACTGCCAATGAGGATGACGATAAGGAGGAAAACAGAGACCCTGCTAGCGTGGATGCAGAAG GTTGGGTGAAAAGCACTGAGGATGCAGTTGATTATTCTGACATCAGCGAAGTTGCTGAGGATGAGACAAAGAAATACCGGCAGGCCATGGGGTCTCTGCAGCCCAGCAGGAAAACAG ATGATGAGGATGACTATGATGCAGATTGTGAGGATATTGACTCCAAACTCatgccccctccaccaccaccaactcTTCCTACATCTAAAAAAGAGGAACCCTCCACTCAGAGCTCAAATG TTGGGGAAGATGGTGATGGTATCATCCTGCCTTCCATCATTGCTCCATCTTCTACGGGAGACAAGATTGACTTCAGCAGTTCCTCAGACTCTGAGTCAGAAACTGACCGTCCCTGTCAGGGTTCAGGTGCCGGTGGCCCTGCTGACAGGCTCACTCTCCCTCTTGCTGGGATCATGCAGAAAGATGCCGCCAAAGCATTGCCAAGTGTCACAGAGCTCTTCCCAGAGTTTAGGCCTGGAAGG gtgcttcGGTTCTTACGCTTGTTTGGTCCTGGAAAGAACGTGCCATCAGTTTGGAGGAGTGCCCGCAGGAAAAAGAAGCGAAAACACAGAGACCCTCAGCCTGGGACACCTCCTCCAGAAGGAGAACCCTTAGAGCAAAGCCAGGAGAAGAAATCTGGATGGATTTATGAGTATCCCGCCCCTCCACCTCCGGAGCAATGTCTTTCTGATGATGAG ATAACCATGATGGCTCCAGTAGAATCAAAGTTTTCACAAACTTGTGGTGATGGGGACAAGGAGATGGAATCTCGGCCTAAAGTAGCAGAATGGAGATATGGTCCAGCCCAGCTCTGGTACGACATGCTCGGGGTTCCTGAGGATGGAAGCAATTTTAACTATGGGTTCAAGCTTAAAGAACAGCAATCCAGTGAGCCTCAGAAGCCGGATACACCTACTGAAATAACAGAGATTTCCCAAGAG GTTCAGGTTCAGGAGGATAACAACGATGCAGatgataatgaagatgatgaagctAAAGACAGAAAAGCCCTGGAGAATGAACTCTTCCTCATGGTCACTCAGCTGCAATGGGAGGATGATATAATTTGGAATGGAGAAGATGTTAAACACAAGAGTACCAAGACTCAGCGAGCCAGCCTGGCAGGATGGCTACCCTCTAGCATGACCCGTAATGCTAATGCTTACAATGCACAGCAGG GTCTGACAAGAAGTAATTCCCAGCTGGTGCCACCTACACCTCCACCCATGCCCAAAGCTGCTTCGATTTCTGGCTCAAAGCGAGACAAAAACAGCCACGATAATCAAG CCTCTCAGGAAGAAGACTGTCCTTGGTTCTCCATTTTTCCCATTGATAATGAAGAGTTGGTATACGGACGCTGGGAAGACAACATTATCTGGGATGACCAGGAGATGGATCAAATGCTTGAGCCACCTGTTCTTACACTGGATCCCAATGATGAGAACATAATTCTAG AAATTCCTGATGAAAAGGAGGAGACGACCTCCCACTCGCCATCAAAAGAGAATAAGAAAGAAACCGCAATCAAGAAGAGCCGCATCCTGCTGGGGAAAACGGGCGTGATAAAAGATGAGCCACAGCAA AACATGTCCCAACCTGAGGTCAAAGATCCCTGGAATCTGTCCAATGATGAGTTCTACTATCCCAAACAGCAAGGCCTGAGGGGAACCTTTGGTGGCAACATCATTCAG CACTCCATCCCAGCCCTGGAACTGCGGCAGCCCTTCTTCCCCACTCACATGGGGCCCATGAAGCTTCGCCAGTTCCATCGTCAGACTCTGAAGAAGTACTCGTTTGGAGCTTTGGCTCAGCCAGGTCCCCACCCTGCTCAGCCTCTGCTTAAACACATAAAGAAGAAAGCCAAG ATGCGAGAGCAAGAGCGGCAggcatcaggaggaggagacatgTTCTTCATGCGAACCCCGCAAGACTTGACAGGCAAAGATGGAGATCTGATCCTGGCAGAATACAGTGAAGAATACCCTCCTCTCATCATGCAAGTTGGCATGGCAACTAAAATCAAGAACTACTACAAAAGG AAACCTGGAAAAGATCCTGGAGCACCTGATTGTAAATATGGAGAGACTGTGTACTGTCACACATCCCCTTTCCTTGGTTCTCTGCATCCTGGACAGCTTCTCCAG GCATTTGAGAACAACCTCTTCCGTGCCCCAATCTACCTTCACAAGATGCCTGAGACTGATTTCTTGGTTATACGAACACGACATGGCTACTACATTAGAGAGATTGTAGATATTTTTGTAGTTGGTCAGGAGTGCCCCTTGTTTGAAGTTCCAGGGCCGAACTCCAAACGAGCCAATACTCACATCAGAGACTTCCTGCAG GTGTTCATTTATCGCTTGTTCTGGAAGAGCAAAGATCGGCCACGGAGAATCCGTATGGAGGATATAAAGAAAGCTTTTCCCTCACACTCAGAAAGCAGCATCAGGAAACGACTTAAACTGTGTGCTGACTTCAAACGTACAG GGATGGACTCAAACTGGTGGGTGCTGAAGCCTGATTTCAGACTGCCAACAGAAGAAGAGATCAGGGCCATGGTTTCTCCAGAGCAGTGCTGTGCTTACTACAGCATGCTGGTAGCAGAGCAAAGGCTCAAG GATGCTGGATATGGTGAGAAATCCTTCTTTGCTCCAGAGGAGGAGAACGAAGAGGACTTTCAAATGAAGATTGATGATGAG GTGCGGACAGCTCCTTGGAACACAACAAGAGCCTTCATTTCTGCTATGAAGGGGAAGTGCTTGTTAGAGGTTACAGGTGTGGCTGATCCTACAGGCTGTGGAGAAGGTTTCTCCTATGTGAAAGTGCCCAACAAGCCTACTCAACAGAAG GACGATAAAGAGCCGCAGCCGGTGAAGAAGACAGTGACAGGGACAGATGCTGATCTGAGGAGGCTCTCGCTGAAGAATGCCAAGCAGCTGCTGCGCAAGTTTGGTGTACCAGAGGAGGAG aTCAAGAAACTGTCACGCTGGGAAGTTATTGATGTGGTGAGGACCATGTCCACGGAGCAAGCACGCTCAGGAGAGGGACCCATGAGCAAGTTTGCCAGAGGCTCTCGTTTTTCTGTAGCTGAACACCAGGAACGTTACAAGGAAGAGTGCCAGAGAATCTTTGACTTGCAGAACAA AGTGCTGGAGTCGACAGAGGTGCTctccacagacacagacagcagTTCAGCAGAGGATAGTGACTTTGAGGAGATGGGTAAGAACATTGAGAACATGCTGCAGAACAAGAAGACCAGCTCCCAACTTTCCCGTGAGAGGGAAGAGCAGGAGAGGAAGGAGCTGCAGAGGATGCTGATGGGTGAGGAGAGCGATCGTGACAAGGGCCGCAAGGAGCGGCGTAAAGGCCTGT cCAGTTCACTGTCAACCAGTTCCCACAAAGATGACGACACGTCCTCCGTCACCAGCCTGAACTCCTCGGCCACAGGACGCCGACTGAAGATTTATCGCACATTCAGAGATGAGGATGGCAAGGAGTATGTCCGGTGTGAAACAGTGCGGAAGGCTGCAGTCATTGATGCCTACACCAGGATCAGAACCACCAAGGATGATGAATTTAT acGAAAGTTTGCCCTCTTTGATGAGCAGCACAGAGAAGAGATGAGGAAGGAACGTCGGCGTATTCAGGAGCAGCTGAGGAGGCTGAAGAGAAACCAAGAGAAGGATAAGATCAAGGGTCCTCCAGAGAAGAAGACCAAGAAGGTCAAAGAGAGACCAGACCTCAAGGTAAAA CTAAAGTGCGGCGCATGTGGAGCCATTGGACACATGAGGACCAATAAGTTCTGTCCACTTTATTATCAAACCAATGCCCCACCCTCCAACCCAGTCGCCATgacagaggagcaggaggaggagctggaaaaGACAGTCATCCACAATGACAATGAGGAGTTGATCAAGGTGGAGGGCACTAAAATTGTCCTGGGCAAACAGCTCATCGAAAG TGCTGATGAAGTGCGCAGAAAGTCTTTGGTGCTCAAGTTCCCCAAACAACAGCTGccaccaaagaagaagagacGCGTAGGCAGTGCAGTCCATTGTGACTACCTCAAT AAACCCCACAAGGCCATCCACCGCAGACGCACGGACCCCATGGTGACCTTGTCCTCTGTGCTAGAAAGCATCATCAATGACATGCGGGATCACCCTAAT ACATACCCGTTCCACACACCAGTCAATGCTAAGGTTGTGAAGGACTACTATAAGATCATCACACGGCCCATGGACCTGCAAACACTAAGGGAGAATGTACGCAAGCGGATGTACCCATCAAGGGAGGAGTTCCGTGAAGCAGTGGAGCTTATTGTCAAAAACAGCGCCACCTACAATG GGGCAAAACACCCAATAACACAAGTTGCACAGTCCATGCTGGATCTGTGTGATGCTAAACTGAAAGAG AAGGGGGACAGGCTGGTGAGGCTGGAGAAAGCCATCAACCCTctgcttgatgatgatgatcaggtGGCCTTCTCCTTCATCTTGGACAACATTGTAACCCAGAAAATGATGGCGGTTCCCGAT TCATGGCCGTTTCACCAGCCTGTCAACAAGAAGTTTGTGCCAGATTATTATAAAGTTATTGTGAACCCCATGGATCTGGAGACCGTCCGCAAG AACATCTCCAAACATAAATATCAGAACCGAGACACGTTCCTTTCAGATGTCAGTTACATCCACACCAACAGCATCAAGTACAATG GTTCAGACAGTCCTTACACCAAGACAGCTCTCGAGATTGTTAATGTGTGTAAGCAGACTTTGGCAGAG TATGATGAGCACTTGACACAATTGGAGAAAGACATCTCTACTGCTAAAGAGGCAGCTCTAGATGCAGCAGACTTAGAGAGTCTGGACCCAATGACGCCTGGGCCATACACGCCTCAG CCTGCTGATCTGTTTGACAGCGGGGCTTCGGGGAGTGTGCCCAGAGAGCCCAGCAGCCTTTTCTCTGAGGGACCTCTAGTGGGTGCTCCAGAGAAGAGAGTGGGGCAG GGACGGCACAGCAGAAGACCAGGGGAAGAAGAGTCCGATGTGGACATTGAAGGCTTTGATGAGGAAGACGATGGCAAACCCAAGACTCCTGCTCCT GCAGAGGATGCAGAAGGCGATCTGGAGGACGAGGACGATGACGAGGAGATGTTGCTGCCACCTCGCAGGCGGTTGCATGAccaggatgatgatgaggaggaggaggaagaagagggaagATCTAACCGCCCAGCTCAAGCTAGCGTGCTCTATCAGGACCTACTCATGTCTGACGGAGAGGATGATGCCAGCGAAGAGGAGGGCGACAACCCTTTCTCCT CCATACAACTGTCAGAGAGCGGCAGCGACTCTGACAGAGAGGTTGATGTGCGACCCGCACCTCCACGTAGAACTCAGGAGACTGCTCGGATGGGCATGGAGCAGGACGAGAGCATGATGTCATACGAAGGGGATGGGCCTGATGGGCCACATATGGAAGACAGCAATGTCAG TTACGGCAGctatgaggagacagagagtcGGAGTCAGATGCCGCCGTCTAGTTTGGGAAATGGAGAAGAATACGGCAttagtgaggaggaggaggaagatgaagaagatgaggCACGGAGGAGAGGCCCAGCTGTGCTCTCCCAGGTCCAGCTCAGTGAAGATGAGGAAAGCGAAGAGTTCAGATCTGTTGGGGGAGACAGCGACATGGACTCCGACAATtag